A stretch of DNA from Solenopsis invicta isolate M01_SB chromosome 5, UNIL_Sinv_3.0, whole genome shotgun sequence:
tccTAAacagcgtcgaacaagcgttgatctgcatcagaaaaataactattgaagttcccagcgcgaattgcaaacgaatcgctatctatgcgatatcttacgtattttacgttaaaaagcgtcaaacaagcgtggatctgcatcagaaacgaaactattgaagttccctgcacgaataacaaatgaatcgttatctatttaatatctcacgtgttttacgttaaaacacgtcaaacaagcgttgatctgcatgagaaacgtaactattgaagttcccagctcgaattgcaaatgaatcgttatctatgcgatttctcacgtgttttacgttaaaaaacgtcgcacaagagttgatctgcatctgaaacatagctattgaatttcccagcgcgaattgtagacgaatcgctatctatgcgatatctcacgtgttttaccttaaaatgcttcaaacaagcgatgatctgcatcagaaacgtaactcttgaattttccagcgtgaattgcaaatgaatcgttatctatgcgatatctcacgtgttttacgttaaaaagcgtcgaacagtcgttgatctgcatcagaaatataactattgaatttcccagcgcgaattgcaaactaatcgctatctatgcgatatctcacttgtttaacgttaaaatgcttcatacaagcgttgatctgcatcagaaacgtaactattgtattgcccatcgcgaattgcaaatgaatcgttatctattcgatatctcacgtgttttacgttaaaaagcgtcaaacaagcgttgatctgcatcagaaacattactattgaagttcccagcgcgaattgcaaatgaatcgttatctatgttaTATCTCACGTATtctacgttaaaacacgtcaaacaatcgttgatctgcatcagaaacgtaactattgaatttcccagcgcgaattgcaaataaatcgttatctacgcggtatctcacgtgttttacgttaaaaagcgtcgaacaagcgttgatctgcatcagaaacatagctattgaatttcccagcgcgaattgtaggcgaatcgctatctatgcgatatctcacgtgttttaccttaaaatgcttcaaacaagcgatgatctgcatcagaaacgtaactctTAAattttccagcgcgaattgcaaatgaatcgttatctatgcgatatctcacgtgttttacgttaaaaagcgtcgaacaagcgttgatctgcatcagaaacgtaactattgaagttcccagcgcgaattgcaaatgaatcgttatctatgttaTATCTCACGTATtctacgttaaaacacgtcaaacaagcgttgatctgcatcggaaacataactattgaagttcccagcgcgaattgcaaatgaatcgttatctatgcgatatctcacgtgttttacgttcaaagcgtcgaacaagcgttgatctgcatcagaaacgttactattgaagttccaagcgcgaattgcaaacgaatcgctatctatgcgatatctcacgtgttctacgttaaaaagcgtcaaccaagcgttgatctgcataagaaacgaaactattaaagttccctgcgcgaattgcaaatgaatcgttttctatgcgatatctcacgtgttttacgttaaaaagcgtcgaacaagcgttgatctgcatcagaaacataactattgatgttccaagcactaattgcaaatgaatcgttatctatgcgatatcttacgtgttttacgtcaAAAAGCGTCAatcaagcgtggatctgcatcagaaacgaaactattgaagttcccttcgcgaattgcaaatgaatcgttatctatgcgatatttcacgtgttttacgttaaaaagcgtcgaataagcgttgatctgcctcagaaacataactattgaagttcccagcgcgaattgtaaacgaatcgttatctatgcgatatctcacgtgttttacgttaaaaagcttcaaacaagcgtggatcttcatcagaaacgaaactattgacgtttacagcgagaattgcaaatgaaacgttatctatgcgatatctcacgtgttttacgttaataagcgtcaaacaagcgttgatcagcattagaaacgaaactattgaagtaaCCAGGACGAATTGCAAATGACTCGTTAtctgtgcgatatctcacgtgttttacgttaaaaagcgtagaacaagcgttgatcagcatcagaaacttaactattgaagttcccagcgcgaattgcaaacgaatcgctatctatgcgatatctcacgtgttttacgttaaaaagcgtcaaacaagcgtggatctgcatcagaaacgaaactattgaagttccctgcgctaattgcaaatgaatcgttatctatgcgatatcacacgtgttttacgttaaaaagcgtcgaacaagcattcatctgcatcagaaagtaactattgaatttcccagctcaaattgcaaacaaatcgctatctatgcgatatctcacgtgttttacgttaaaaagcgtcgaacaagcgttgatctgcatcaggaacacaactattgaagttcccagcgcgaattgcaaacgaatcgctatctatgtgatatctcacgttttctacgttaaaacacgtcaaacaagcgttgatctgcatcagaaacgtaactattgaagttcccagttggaattgcaaatgaatcgttatctatgcgatatatcacgtgttttacgttaaaaagcgtcgaacaggcgttgatctgcatcagaaacataactattgaagttcccagcgcgaattgcaaacgaatcgctatctatgcgatatctcacttgtttcacgttaaaatgcttcatacaagcgttgatctgcatcagaaacgtaactattgaatttcccagcgcgaattgcaaatgaatcgttatctatgcgatatctcacgtgttttaccctaaagagcgtcgaacaagcgttgatctgcatcagaaaaataactattgaatttcccagcgcgaattgcaaacgaatcgctatctatgcgatatctcacgtgttttacgttaaaatgcttcaaacaagcgttgatctgcatcagaaacgtaactattgaatttcccagcgcgaattgcaaatgaatcgttatctatgcgatatctcacgtgttttaccataaaaagcgtcgaacaagcgttgatctgcatcagaaaaataactattgaatttcccagcgcgaattgcaaacgaatcgttatctatgcggtatctcacgtgttttacgttaaaaagcgtcgaacaagcgttgatctgcatcagaaacataactattgatgttccaagcactaattgcaaatgaatcgttatctatgcaatatcttacgtgttttacgtcaAAAAGCGTCAatcaagcgtggatctgcatcagaaacgaaactattgaagttcccttcgcgaattgcaaatgaatcgttatctatgcgatatctcacgtgttttacgttaaaaagcgtcgaacaagcgttgatctgcatcagaaacataactattgaagttcccagcgcgaattgcaaacgaatcgttatctatgcgatatctcacgtgttttacgataaaaagcttcaaacaagcgtggatcttcatcagaaacgaaactattgacgtttacagcgagaattgcaaatgaaacgttatctatgcgatatctcacgtgttttacgttaataagcgtcaaacaagcgttgatcagcattagaaacgaaactattgaagtaaCCAggacgaattgcaaatgaatcgttatctgtgcgatatctcacgtgttttacgttaaaaagcgtagaacaatcgttgatcagcaacagaaacttaactattgaagttcccagcgcgaattgcaaacgaatcgctatctatgcaatatctcacgtgttttacgttaaaaagcgtcaaacaagcgtggatctgcatcagaaacgaagctattgaagttccctgcgcgaattgcaaatgaatagttttctatgcgatatcacacgtgttttacgttaaaaagcgtcgaagaagcattgatctgcatcagaaagtaactattgaatttcccagctcaaattgcaaacgaatcgctatctatgcgatatctcacgtgttttacgttaaaaagcatcaaacaagcgtggatctgcatcagaaacgaaactattgaagttccctgcgcaaattgcaaatgagtcgttctctatgcgatatctcacgtgttttacgttaacaagcgtcgaacaagcgttgatctgcgtcagaaacataactattcaatttcccagcgcgaattgcaaacgaatcgctatctatgcgatttctcacgtgttttacgttaaaatgcttcaaacaagctttgatctgcatcagaaacgtaactattgaatttcccagcgcgaattacaaaggaatcgttatctatgccatatcttacgtgttttacgttaaaaagcgtcaaacaagccttgatctgcatcagaaatgtaactattgaatttccctgcgtgaattgcaaatgaatcgttatctatgcgatatctcacgtgttttacgttaaaaagcgtcgaacaagcgttgatctgcatcagaaacataactattgaagttcccagcgcgaattgcaaatgaatagttatctatgcgatatctcacgtgttttacgttaaaaagcgtcgaacaagcgttgatctgcatcagaaacgttactattgaagttccaagcgcgaattgcaaacgaatcgctatctatgcgatatctcacgtgttttacgttaaaaagcgtcaaccaagcgttgatctgtataagaaacgaaactattaaagttcactgcgcgaattgcaaatgaatcgttttctatgcgatatctcacgtgttttacgttaaaaagcgtcgaacaagcgttgatctgcatcagaaacataactattgatgttccaagcactaattgcatatgaatcgttatccatgcgatatcttacgtgttttacgttaaaaagcgtcaaacaagcgtggatctgcatcagaaacgaaactattgaagttccctgcgcgaattgcaaatgaatcgttatctatgcgatatttcacgtgttttacgttaaaaagcgtcgaataagcgttgatctgcatcagaaacaaaactattgaagttcccagcgcgaattgccatcgaatcgctatctatgcgatatctcacgtgttttacgttaaaatgctttaaacaatcgttgatctgcctcaaaaacgtaactattgtattgcccagcgcgaattgcaaatgaatcgttatctatgcgatatcacacgtgttttacgttaaaaagcgtcgaacaagcgttgatctgcatcagaaacgtaagtattgaagttcccagcgcgaattgcaaacgaattgctatctatgcgatatctcacgtgttttacgttaaaattctCCAaccaagcgtggatcttcatcagaaacgaaactattgacgtttacagcgagaattgcaaatgaatcgttatttatgggatatctcacgtgttttacattaaaaagcgtcaaacaagcgttgatctgcatcagaaacgaaactattgaagttccctgcacgaattacaaatgaatcgttttctgtgcgatatctcacgtgttttacgttaaaaagcgtggaacaagcgttgatttgcTGTCACGTCCCGGAGGTCGGACACAACCGATTTCGCGCGTACCTCGGTCACACGAAACTGGGGTGCTCTCTTTAATTTCAGGCTACCTGCTGGGCCGGCAATACCTGGGGACGCCGAGAGCTAGGCCGGTAATACGAATGCTAGGTGCAATGATGGAGTAATAACCTTAAGGACGAGCTAGGAAATGTTCCAGATAACTGGTGGGTGGTCCTAACTCTTCAAGGTTTATTATATTCCTGGTTGGAGTTTCCACGCGAGCAGGTTGAGAATCTGTTTCCCTAACTGTATTTATTCCTTCAGGAAGTTGCAAATCATCAGTCGGTTCTAACTTTATGACTGGGAAGTTTTGAGACGAAAGATTATTCTCAAAAGGAGGAGGTGTCGAAGAAGTCACCTGAGTAGTTTCTACTCGTActggaaaattcaataaaactcGGTTTCTTTGTGCGATCACTAGTTGACTCTGATTTGGCCTATGGTACTCTATAAatgtatcattaaaatttattgatgcTGCAGAAAGAGCCGTTCTCAATAACTGTAGAGACTGCTCGTTAGTGCTTGGAGTGTTTTCTCGTAGAAGTGTTGTTATTTGTTCatctaatttctttattttgttaacaTAATTGTTTCTTGTTCGCAGAAGATTTCTTAATACTGTATTAAAAGAGAGTGCCTTTCTCTTGTTAGCTTGGCTTGTGCCTGTTCGAGACATGAATCTTTTAGGTTAAAGCGTAGTGTATTCTCTTAATGTGTTTGGTTCAATGTAATTGTctgaaaattgtattaaaataacgtTCCGATATTCTGAATGAGTTGGTAAGTTAGGTTATTGTTAATTACATGTATTTGTAATGCTTACTGATGGAATTTCCATATTAAACGCTGCTGAGATAACGTGAGATAATTCTGCTGGATTTCTAGAGTAAAAGTTGATCGCGTTATTATATAGTAAAAGTTTACCAAATAACAAAGGGGTAATTCGTTGATCGAATACCGTCTTCTAATTCGATATCTATCAATTCACAAGGGTTGCAAGAATCTATTTCTGgaaatatagttaaattatgttcttcactaaaatttgtaattgggTTTTCTTCGTTTAAAGGATCACAATATTCTATCAAATCAAAAGTGGGGTTTGGGTTCAGCAAGTCTTCATATTCTAAAGTATTCGGAAGATAAGGATCTAAATCTTCTTCAAACTCGAAGGGGTTTAACGTAGGTTGTTCTATCTGATTTATTTCTTCGAGTATAACAATTACGTGAATGGTACAATTTGGGAGAGGGGAGAAGGAGTATTGGATGATTGACGCAATCGTGACTCGTAATTACGGGCTATGCGCTTAGTTAATCAACTCAACTAAGGATGGGTATTCGCGAAAAGCTGATGTGATCGTGACATATGAGAATACGCTACTCATCGACTAATCGCTCGAGGGACAGGGAATGGAAATGTAGTACCTTTCAAATTTTAAGTTTCATAGCTTAATGTAAATTGAATCTGGATTTCACTTTAAGAAATCGTACTTCATGAATTCTTTTGACAATaaggattattaaaaatatttctaagttTCAATGactcaaaaaaaaattggcgAGAGGTTCCCCTTAGAAAATTGGCTTTCATGAATTTTTCTGACACTTTAATAAGTCTCGGAAAAATTTCTAAGTTatctggaaaaataaaaatttgaacagAGATTCCCCTTAGAAATTTAGCTTTCGCAAAATTTTCTGACACTTTAGCttgtgaaagaaaatttatcagTCATCTGTTTAAAGAAATAGTATTGATTGGTGAATAAGTGACGTGAAACTGAGTAAAACTATTCGTTGaatattcaatgttttattgatactaaatttgtttaataactgtaatgcttttcaaaatgtGCTTTTCAATAAGTTAGCAAAATTTGTGCTAACTCTCAAAGACAAGG
This window harbors:
- the LOC120357840 gene encoding uncharacterized protein LOC120357840; translated protein: MSRTGTSQANKRKALSFNTVLRNLLRTRNNYVNKIKKLDEQITTLLRENTPSTNEQSLQLLRTALSAASINFNDTFIEYHRPNQSQLVIAQRNRVLLNFPVRVETTQVTSSTPPPFENNLSSQNFPVIKLEPTDDLQLPEGINTVRETDSQPARVETPTRNIINLEELGPPTSYLEHFLARP